A window of Desertibacillus haloalkaliphilus contains these coding sequences:
- a CDS encoding deoxyribonuclease IV: MKIGSHVSMNGKKMLLGSSEEAASYGANTFMIYTGAPQNTRRKPIEELNIEAGKEHMNAHGIEEIVVHAPYIINIGNTQKPETFELGVNFLRSEIERTEALGAKQIVLHPGAHVGAGSEAGIKKIIEGLNEVLHKDQHVQIALETMAGKGSECGRSFDELAKIIDGVTLNEKLSVCFDTCHTHDAGYDIVNDFDGVLEEFDQIIGVERLKVLHINDSKNERGAGKDRHENIGFGHIGFTALNQIVHHPQLKDVPKILETPYVGTDKKNKKPPYRLEIEMLRNKAYDEELKNRLLEA; encoded by the coding sequence ATGAAGATAGGTTCACATGTATCAATGAATGGAAAAAAGATGTTATTAGGATCTAGTGAAGAAGCGGCATCATATGGTGCAAATACCTTTATGATTTATACAGGTGCCCCGCAAAACACACGCCGTAAGCCGATTGAAGAACTGAATATTGAGGCTGGTAAGGAGCATATGAACGCTCATGGTATAGAGGAAATTGTCGTACATGCCCCATACATTATCAATATTGGCAATACACAAAAGCCTGAGACATTTGAACTTGGCGTCAATTTTTTGCGTTCTGAAATAGAGCGTACAGAGGCACTTGGTGCCAAACAAATTGTCCTACATCCAGGAGCACATGTTGGTGCAGGGTCAGAAGCAGGCATAAAAAAAATCATTGAAGGTCTTAATGAGGTTTTGCATAAAGATCAGCACGTTCAGATTGCGCTTGAGACAATGGCAGGAAAAGGCTCTGAATGTGGTCGTTCATTTGATGAATTAGCTAAAATCATTGATGGTGTCACTTTAAATGAAAAGTTATCTGTCTGCTTTGATACTTGTCATACTCATGATGCTGGATATGATATCGTTAACGATTTCGATGGAGTCTTAGAAGAGTTTGATCAAATTATTGGTGTTGAGCGATTGAAAGTACTTCATATCAATGATAGTAAAAATGAACGTGGTGCAGGAAAAGACCGTCATGAAAATATTGGCTTTGGTCATATTGGTTTTACGGCATTGAATCAAATTGTTCATCATCCACAACTAAAAGATGTGCCGAAAATATTAGAAACACCGTATGTCGGAACAGATAAAAAAAATAAAAAGCCTCCGTATCGTTTAGAAATTGAGATGTTAAGAAACAAGGCGTATGATGAAGAATTGAAAAATCGACTCCTTGAAGCATAG
- a CDS encoding DUF2624 family protein, whose amino-acid sequence MSMINPVLQQMINAKLNSITKAELMQLSQQYQLPITERQAERIIQILRAEPIDILNEKQRERIINQIKTEIDQETAKKAEQLLQQFQHML is encoded by the coding sequence ATGAGTATGATCAATCCTGTATTGCAACAAATGATTAATGCGAAGCTAAATTCAATTACAAAAGCCGAGCTCATGCAATTGTCCCAGCAATACCAACTGCCGATCACCGAAAGACAAGCAGAACGAATCATCCAAATCCTTCGAGCTGAACCTATCGATATCTTAAATGAAAAACAACGTGAAAGAATCATCAATCAAATTAAAACAGAAATTGACCAAGAGACGGCAAAAAAAGCTGAGCAACTCCTTCAACAATTTCAACATATGCTATAA
- a CDS encoding two-component system sensor histidine kinase NtrB has translation MINSYSNHQKINQLHHEFEAMNQQYRLLLQKDGQIIDVDGSSILTQKHSSSNNFFDFFEGCEREKAQKFLKKIIKYGKQDLEELQQCIEDCYQTVIYNGCYLDGQLLLVGTVINEQYNGGFPERTDPHSRNEFQEVLELIDVSLAVVTRQGTVKFYNQYFQEVLDLDEGEITIGDDFEDITEHNQLCADVKATVRHVMDSHQSYQRDYDDHELYYRIKAVYSNDHDSILIMIYDHSFEKRFEELLTFQQQMESVSHIAAGVAHELRNPLSVIKGFLQLADLTKSFSKYYDTILSELNRMNAIIEDFLSVSRKRIEQKIQSPHGIMKSLFYIVKSECTLHNVSFDYNLDETTAQVHVNESMIKQVILNILRNAIEAFEDEKNRYLNINTNVSKSFYYIIIEDNGPGMDERLLENIDKPFFTTKEKGTGIGIPLCKKIIEDHGGSFSVKSELNVGTKVTISLPIVGEKNC, from the coding sequence ATGATCAATTCATACTCCAATCATCAAAAAATAAATCAATTACACCATGAATTTGAAGCAATGAATCAGCAATACCGCTTGCTTCTCCAGAAAGATGGTCAGATTATAGATGTCGACGGTAGTTCAATTCTTACACAGAAGCATTCTTCATCAAATAACTTCTTTGACTTTTTTGAGGGTTGCGAGCGCGAAAAAGCCCAAAAGTTTTTAAAAAAGATTATTAAGTATGGAAAGCAAGATCTAGAAGAACTACAGCAGTGTATTGAGGATTGTTATCAGACAGTGATCTATAATGGATGTTATCTAGATGGTCAACTTTTATTAGTTGGGACGGTTATTAACGAACAATATAACGGTGGTTTTCCTGAACGAACAGATCCTCATAGTCGTAATGAGTTTCAGGAAGTATTGGAGCTTATAGATGTTTCTTTAGCAGTTGTCACACGTCAAGGAACGGTGAAGTTTTATAATCAATACTTTCAAGAAGTATTAGACCTAGATGAAGGTGAGATTACGATTGGTGATGACTTTGAGGACATTACGGAACACAATCAACTCTGTGCTGATGTCAAAGCAACGGTTCGGCATGTGATGGATAGTCATCAATCCTATCAAAGGGATTACGATGATCATGAACTATATTACCGGATTAAAGCCGTATATTCTAATGATCACGACAGTATTTTAATCATGATCTATGACCATTCGTTTGAAAAGCGATTTGAAGAACTGCTTACCTTTCAACAGCAAATGGAATCCGTTTCTCATATAGCTGCTGGTGTCGCCCACGAACTTAGGAATCCACTATCTGTTATCAAAGGTTTTTTGCAGTTGGCGGATTTAACGAAAAGCTTTTCAAAATATTATGATACGATTTTATCAGAACTTAATCGTATGAATGCCATTATTGAGGACTTCTTATCGGTATCACGAAAGAGGATTGAACAAAAAATACAATCCCCCCATGGAATTATGAAGTCTTTGTTTTATATTGTTAAATCAGAGTGTACCCTACATAATGTATCATTTGATTACAACCTGGATGAAACAACAGCTCAAGTACACGTCAATGAATCAATGATTAAACAAGTGATTTTAAATATTTTACGAAATGCGATTGAAGCTTTTGAAGACGAGAAAAATAGATATCTTAATATAAATACGAATGTGAGCAAGAGCTTTTATTATATTATCATCGAAGATAATGGCCCAGGTATGGATGAACGATTGTTGGAGAATATAGATAAGCCATTTTTTACGACAAAGGAAAAAGGGACTGGTATTGGTATCCCTTTGTGTAAAAAAATTATTGAGGATCATGGAGGCTCATTTTCGGTTAAAAGTGAATTAAATGTCGGGACGAAAGTAACGATTTCGTTGCCGATTGTCGGGGAAAAGAACTGCTAA
- a CDS encoding metal ABC transporter ATP-binding protein, whose product MGNSERIVHVENLSVYYENNQAIKNVSFTAKAGQLIGIVGPNGAGKSTLVKAVMGLEKVRTGDVSIFGQSVSKVRDRISYVPQRSQIDWDFPVLVEDVVMMGRFAHIPWYLRPRKQDRKIVTKSLEKVGMTDYRKRQIGELSGGQQQRVFIARALAQQADLFFLDEPFVGIDVTSEKIIIDLLRELREEGKTLFVVHHDLSKVEDYFDQLMLLNKQLIQFGDVQEVYKPNFLSETYQGSITMFADNNHMTVVGN is encoded by the coding sequence ATGGGAAACAGTGAACGTATCGTTCATGTAGAAAACTTATCGGTATATTATGAAAATAATCAGGCAATAAAAAATGTTTCTTTTACAGCGAAAGCCGGACAATTAATTGGGATTGTTGGTCCAAATGGGGCAGGTAAATCTACTTTAGTTAAAGCAGTGATGGGTCTTGAGAAGGTGCGTACAGGAGACGTGTCTATTTTTGGTCAGTCTGTAAGCAAGGTGAGAGACCGTATTTCTTATGTTCCACAAAGAAGTCAAATTGATTGGGATTTTCCAGTCTTGGTCGAGGATGTTGTGATGATGGGGAGGTTTGCTCATATTCCTTGGTATCTTCGCCCACGCAAACAAGATCGCAAAATTGTGACGAAATCGCTAGAGAAAGTTGGGATGACAGACTATCGTAAAAGGCAGATCGGGGAGCTGTCTGGCGGGCAACAGCAGCGCGTCTTCATTGCAAGAGCTTTAGCACAACAGGCCGATCTTTTCTTTTTAGATGAACCATTTGTTGGAATTGATGTTACGTCTGAAAAAATCATTATCGATTTGCTTAGAGAGCTGCGAGAAGAAGGGAAAACGTTGTTTGTTGTTCATCACGATTTAAGTAAAGTAGAGGATTACTTTGATCAATTAATGTTACTTAATAAACAACTTATTCAATTTGGAGATGTGCAAGAAGTGTATAAGCCAAACTTCTTAAGTGAGACGTACCAAGGAAGCATTACGATGTTTGCAGATAATAACCACATGACGGTGGTGGGGAACTAA
- a CDS encoding metal ABC transporter permease → MEQVSLFIEQLQTYQYLQQALLAAVLVGIICGVIGCFIILRGMALMGDAISHAVLPGVVIAYMVGASFFIGAVITGVLTALAIGYVSQNSRIKDDSAIGIMFTAAFALGIILVTGLGSTDVHLWHILFGNVLAVSRSDLWITFGIGIFVIAMIIVFYRPLLLSTFDSTMAKATGLPVRFIHYMLMLLLSLVTVASLQTVGIVLVVAMLITPGATAYLLTDRLPVMLVLSAIFGVISGVVGIYYSVIYDVASGAAIVLVASVLFALAFFFSPKQGIVSKMIRSRFQSAN, encoded by the coding sequence ATGGAACAAGTATCATTATTTATTGAACAATTGCAAACTTATCAGTATCTGCAACAGGCATTACTTGCAGCCGTTTTGGTAGGCATCATTTGTGGTGTCATTGGTTGCTTCATTATTTTGAGGGGTATGGCACTGATGGGTGATGCGATTTCACACGCTGTTTTACCAGGGGTCGTTATCGCATATATGGTCGGGGCGAGTTTCTTTATTGGTGCTGTTATTACAGGTGTCCTAACGGCACTTGCGATTGGTTATGTCTCCCAAAACAGCCGTATAAAAGATGATTCAGCGATCGGGATTATGTTTACCGCAGCTTTTGCCCTAGGTATTATCCTTGTAACGGGATTAGGTAGTACAGATGTCCATTTATGGCATATCTTATTTGGAAACGTATTAGCAGTATCGAGAAGTGATTTGTGGATTACGTTTGGAATTGGTATCTTCGTCATTGCGATGATTATTGTGTTCTACCGGCCATTGCTGCTTAGTACGTTTGATAGTACAATGGCAAAGGCGACTGGGTTACCTGTTCGGTTCATTCATTACATGTTGATGTTGTTGTTGTCACTAGTAACGGTTGCTTCACTGCAAACAGTCGGGATTGTTCTAGTCGTGGCTATGTTAATCACACCTGGTGCAACAGCTTATCTGCTTACAGATCGTTTGCCGGTCATGCTAGTTTTATCAGCAATCTTTGGAGTGATTTCTGGTGTTGTTGGTATTTACTATTCTGTTATTTATGATGTAGCCTCAGGGGCAGCGATCGTATTAGTGGCTTCGGTTTTATTTGCCCTTGCGTTTTTCTTTTCACCAAAACAAGGGATTGTTTCTAAAATGATTCGCTCACGATTTCAGAGCGCTAATTGA
- a CDS encoding RNA degradosome polyphosphate kinase, with protein sequence MEKLYRDTKASPIDMNNPTFYNNRELSWLAFNKRVLEEAIDERNPLLERLKFLAIFSSNLDEFFMVRVAGLKDQVKAGFNKPENKAGLTPKQQLKKISEKTKDLVALQDRVLTETILPALDDEGFQFLTTSELSAAQLDYLEDRFDNYIFPVLTPMAIDAYRPFPMLLNKSINLAVVLQKSNEKQAKEQLAIVQAPGVLTRFVQLPSSNQKHQFILLEDIISHFIDKLFTGYQVKSVSPFRITRNADLTIHEEGARDLLREIEKELKKRKWGAAVRLEMREGMMDNKVLRLLLDVLEIHKYDVFTFKGPLDFTFFTKFYDRLAPECEHLVNDVLVPQPPEDLVDEDDIFEAILKKDIFLHHPYESFQPIVDFIAKAADDPNVLAIKQTLYRVSGDSPIVNALARAAESGKQVTVLVELKARFDEENNIQWAKKLEKAGVHVIYGITGLKTHSKITLVVRHNNNEIQRFVHLGTGNYNDSTAKLYTDMGILTANERFGVDATNFFNYLSGFSNKPEWNYLSTAPYQIRDSFLTLIDQEIKFHQQYGEGRIIAKMNSLTDKPIILKLYEASQAGVKIDLIVRGICCLRPHIPGVSDNIRVRSIVDRFLEHSRIFYFHHGGGEKLYLSSADWMTRNMEKRIEILFPIFSERIKERIKTILTITLSDNIKAREQDNEGNYHYVYRHFDEQPVQSQLIFYDMAAQFHEEE encoded by the coding sequence ATGGAAAAGTTATATAGAGATACTAAAGCCAGTCCAATTGATATGAATAACCCAACCTTTTACAACAATCGTGAACTAAGTTGGCTCGCTTTCAATAAACGTGTACTAGAAGAAGCCATTGACGAACGCAATCCATTACTTGAACGTTTAAAATTTTTAGCGATCTTCAGCTCTAACCTCGATGAATTCTTCATGGTCCGGGTTGCTGGCTTAAAGGATCAAGTAAAGGCTGGATTCAATAAGCCAGAAAATAAAGCAGGCTTAACACCGAAGCAGCAATTAAAGAAAATATCCGAAAAAACGAAAGATTTAGTCGCGTTACAAGACAGAGTCTTAACTGAAACGATTCTACCAGCGTTGGATGACGAGGGGTTTCAATTCTTAACAACGTCTGAATTATCAGCGGCACAACTCGATTACTTAGAGGATCGTTTTGATAATTATATTTTCCCTGTGTTAACCCCGATGGCCATTGACGCCTATCGTCCATTCCCAATGCTATTAAATAAAAGTATTAATTTGGCCGTTGTACTCCAAAAGTCCAATGAAAAACAAGCAAAAGAACAGCTTGCGATCGTTCAAGCCCCTGGTGTTCTAACAAGATTTGTTCAACTACCATCTTCAAATCAAAAACATCAGTTTATTCTACTTGAGGACATCATCAGTCATTTTATTGATAAATTATTTACAGGCTATCAGGTGAAATCAGTTTCTCCATTTCGCATTACGAGAAATGCAGACCTCACGATTCATGAAGAAGGTGCACGTGATTTATTAAGAGAAATTGAAAAAGAACTTAAGAAAAGAAAATGGGGCGCTGCTGTACGTCTTGAAATGCGAGAAGGTATGATGGACAATAAAGTGTTGAGGTTATTGCTTGACGTCCTTGAAATTCATAAGTATGATGTTTTCACGTTTAAGGGGCCACTTGACTTTACCTTCTTCACTAAATTTTATGACCGGCTAGCACCCGAGTGTGAGCATTTAGTGAATGACGTGTTAGTTCCACAGCCCCCTGAAGATTTAGTAGATGAAGACGATATTTTTGAAGCTATCTTAAAGAAGGATATTTTCCTTCACCACCCTTACGAGTCATTCCAACCGATCGTCGATTTTATCGCAAAAGCAGCTGATGATCCTAATGTTCTAGCGATAAAACAAACACTCTACCGTGTGAGTGGTGACTCACCAATCGTTAACGCTTTAGCTCGTGCTGCTGAAAGTGGCAAACAAGTGACTGTATTAGTCGAACTTAAAGCACGGTTTGATGAAGAAAACAACATTCAGTGGGCAAAAAAACTTGAAAAAGCAGGTGTACATGTCATTTATGGCATTACTGGCTTAAAAACACATAGCAAAATTACATTAGTTGTCAGGCATAACAACAATGAAATTCAACGGTTTGTCCACCTCGGCACAGGAAATTATAACGATTCAACAGCAAAGTTGTACACTGATATGGGTATTTTAACCGCAAATGAACGTTTTGGTGTGGATGCGACCAATTTTTTTAACTATCTGAGTGGTTTTAGCAACAAACCAGAATGGAATTATTTATCCACTGCTCCTTATCAAATTCGAGATTCATTTCTTACATTAATTGATCAGGAAATAAAATTCCATCAGCAATATGGTGAAGGCCGAATCATCGCTAAAATGAATTCCTTAACCGATAAGCCAATTATCCTTAAGCTCTATGAAGCCTCTCAAGCTGGTGTGAAAATTGATTTAATCGTTCGCGGAATTTGTTGCTTACGTCCCCATATACCCGGAGTTAGTGACAACATCCGCGTGCGAAGCATTGTTGATCGTTTTTTGGAACACAGCCGAATATTTTACTTCCATCATGGCGGCGGAGAAAAACTATACTTATCATCCGCTGATTGGATGACACGTAATATGGAGAAACGAATAGAGATTTTATTCCCTATCTTTAGTGAACGAATAAAGGAACGAATAAAAACGATTTTAACCATTACACTCTCAGATAATATAAAAGCAAGAGAGCAAGATAATGAAGGAAATTATCACTACGTTTATCGTCACTTTGACGAACAACCGGTTCAAAGTCAACTAATCTTCTATGATATGGCTGCCCAATTTCATGAAGAAGAATAG
- the ppx gene encoding exopolyphosphatase, which produces MNSRKLAVIDMGSNSIRLVINAIDKNGHYKELHNLKVVARLSNHFDQEGNITNEGISVIIDTLKKFHDLLSFHRIDQVKAVATAAIRKAVNQQKILTQIHTETNINVTVLSEYQEAYYGYLAIVNSTNIQNGVSIDIGGGSTEISLFTNRNLVHYHSFPFGAITLQQMFFKNDPPSDEERQQLTTFLNDQFSQLPWLTNCAYPVVGIGGSARNLSLIQQRRENYPLAGLHQYQLSPENMSDMAELLSSCTLSERQRIAGLSKDRADIIIPAVEAISILMKKTSAPTFILSNKGLRDGLFYEELLQQIGIERFPNVAEESFYQLTHSYEINIEHIKQVSKIVRTLYHQLQPYLGLEENEEPIRLLQYSARVLYIGEYINPEASSQHTFYLLTHTAIDGLSHEERLAIAFISSFKSRSYLQHFAKSYRTLISGNQLKQFEILGSMLKLAYSLNRTRRNLVKDINVTTYKENEFNIYVFYDQDGTIHFEQEQAVKYKKHLEKALKCTIHLQFQAVASKKLRNYIN; this is translated from the coding sequence ATGAATTCAAGAAAACTTGCTGTTATCGATATGGGCTCAAATTCAATCCGACTGGTCATCAACGCCATTGACAAAAATGGTCATTATAAAGAGCTTCATAATTTAAAAGTCGTAGCAAGATTAAGTAATCATTTTGATCAAGAAGGCAACATAACAAACGAGGGAATTTCTGTTATTATCGATACATTAAAAAAATTCCATGACCTTCTCTCGTTTCATCGCATCGATCAAGTCAAGGCCGTTGCTACCGCTGCGATTCGAAAAGCGGTCAACCAACAAAAAATTCTCACACAGATCCATACCGAGACCAACATAAATGTTACTGTACTTTCTGAGTATCAAGAAGCCTATTACGGTTATTTAGCCATCGTCAACTCCACGAATATTCAAAATGGAGTTTCCATTGATATCGGTGGGGGTAGCACTGAAATAAGTTTGTTTACTAACCGAAACTTAGTACACTACCATAGCTTTCCGTTCGGTGCGATCACACTTCAGCAAATGTTTTTTAAAAATGACCCACCGAGTGACGAAGAACGGCAACAACTAACCACTTTTTTAAATGATCAATTTTCTCAATTGCCATGGTTAACCAATTGCGCTTACCCAGTTGTCGGCATTGGCGGAAGTGCGCGCAACCTATCATTAATCCAACAGCGACGGGAAAATTATCCGTTAGCTGGACTTCATCAATATCAACTTTCACCTGAGAACATGAGCGACATGGCTGAATTACTTAGTTCATGTACGTTAAGTGAGCGCCAAAGAATTGCTGGCTTATCGAAAGACCGTGCTGATATTATTATTCCAGCGGTAGAAGCGATATCAATATTAATGAAGAAAACGAGTGCACCAACGTTTATCCTAAGTAATAAAGGGCTTCGTGATGGTCTTTTTTATGAAGAACTGTTACAACAAATTGGCATCGAGCGTTTTCCGAATGTTGCCGAGGAAAGTTTTTACCAACTTACTCATAGCTATGAAATAAACATCGAACATATTAAACAAGTTTCAAAAATCGTTCGAACATTATACCACCAGCTACAGCCTTATTTAGGATTAGAAGAAAATGAAGAACCGATCCGCCTTCTTCAGTATAGTGCGCGTGTATTATATATTGGAGAATACATTAACCCAGAAGCGAGCAGTCAGCATACATTTTATCTCTTAACCCATACAGCCATTGACGGCTTATCTCATGAGGAGCGCCTTGCGATTGCCTTTATCTCCTCGTTCAAATCTAGATCGTACTTACAGCATTTTGCCAAGTCCTATCGTACGCTCATCTCAGGTAACCAATTAAAGCAATTTGAAATATTAGGTTCCATGCTTAAGCTGGCATACAGCCTGAACCGTACGCGTCGCAATCTCGTCAAAGATATCAACGTCACAACGTACAAAGAAAACGAATTTAATATTTATGTTTTCTATGATCAAGACGGTACGATCCATTTTGAACAGGAACAAGCAGTTAAGTATAAAAAACATCTCGAAAAAGCATTGAAATGTACGATCCACCTCCAGTTTCAAGCAGTGGCTTCTAAAAAATTAAGAAATTACATAAATTAA
- a CDS encoding metal ABC transporter ATP-binding protein: MNKNQVIVDIRGLSFRYGSRNVLEDISMQIEHGSFLGLVGPNGSGKSTLIKCLLGLLKPQEGEIYLFNKKVDKFKDWDKIGFVSQKANSFNTGFPATVFEVVSLGLFGKIGMFRFLRRHHKMKVYDVIESVGMSDYIHQNIGELSGGQQQRVFIARALVSDPELLILDEPTVGVDAKSVHNFYQMLSHLNQKKGLTLLLVTHDIGAMTDHVTDVACLNKHLHFHGNSQEFENNQDLSAFYGHDVHLLTHNHEHH, translated from the coding sequence ATGAATAAGAATCAAGTCATCGTTGATATTAGAGGGCTATCGTTCCGCTACGGTTCAAGAAATGTGCTCGAGGACATTTCTATGCAAATTGAGCATGGATCATTCTTAGGGTTAGTAGGACCGAATGGCTCAGGTAAATCGACGTTAATCAAATGTTTGCTAGGCTTGTTAAAGCCGCAAGAGGGTGAGATATACTTATTTAATAAAAAAGTTGATAAGTTCAAAGACTGGGATAAAATTGGTTTTGTATCACAAAAGGCGAATAGTTTTAACACGGGGTTTCCAGCGACAGTTTTTGAAGTGGTGTCTTTGGGACTATTTGGTAAGATTGGCATGTTTCGATTTTTACGCAGGCACCATAAAATGAAAGTTTACGATGTCATTGAAAGTGTTGGAATGAGCGACTATATTCATCAAAATATAGGCGAACTTTCTGGAGGCCAACAGCAACGGGTATTTATTGCTCGAGCGTTAGTGAGTGATCCTGAATTACTTATTTTAGACGAGCCGACAGTTGGTGTCGATGCCAAATCCGTGCATAACTTTTATCAGATGCTCAGCCATTTAAACCAAAAAAAGGGATTGACATTGCTACTAGTTACGCACGACATTGGGGCAATGACTGATCACGTTACAGATGTTGCGTGTTTAAATAAACACCTACATTTCCATGGGAATTCACAAGAGTTTGAAAATAACCAAGATCTCTCAGCCTTTTATGGGCATGATGTTCACCTACTTACCCATAATCATGAACATCATTAG
- a CDS encoding metal ABC transporter permease — MLDVFFRYEFLQNALFIGIMIGFLSPILGVFLVVRRLSLIADALSHITLSGIAASLLLGNYVAFFQGLNPLYMGATFSVTGSLLIERLRTVYKYYQELAIPIILSGGIGLGVVFLSLADGFNTDLFNYLFGSIIAVSRSDFWTILVITIVVTILLVLFYKELFFLSFDEEQAVVAGINRKLLHFIFIVMVALVIAASMRVVGILLVSALMTLPVAASMRIAKGFKQMFLYSVIFGEIAVIGGLIASFHLDIAPGGTIVLIAVFILIAVILLKKVSHSVTVKGQTAKKSSIS, encoded by the coding sequence ATGCTAGACGTTTTTTTTCGTTATGAGTTTCTGCAAAATGCACTATTCATCGGAATAATGATTGGCTTTTTATCACCGATATTAGGTGTTTTTCTCGTCGTGCGTAGACTTTCATTAATTGCAGATGCGCTGTCACATATTACCTTATCGGGAATCGCGGCTAGTCTGCTGTTGGGTAACTATGTTGCATTTTTCCAAGGCTTAAATCCATTATATATGGGAGCGACCTTTTCGGTTACGGGCTCGTTATTGATTGAACGCTTGCGAACAGTCTATAAATATTACCAAGAATTAGCGATTCCAATTATTTTGTCAGGTGGCATCGGTCTTGGTGTTGTCTTTTTGTCATTAGCTGATGGGTTTAATACTGATTTATTTAATTATTTATTTGGCAGTATTATTGCTGTAAGCCGATCAGATTTCTGGACCATCCTCGTCATTACCATCGTTGTAACGATTTTGTTAGTGCTATTTTATAAAGAATTATTCTTTTTATCATTTGATGAAGAGCAAGCGGTTGTTGCAGGTATAAATCGTAAGCTATTGCATTTTATTTTCATCGTTATGGTTGCTTTAGTGATTGCTGCTTCGATGCGTGTCGTTGGGATTTTACTTGTTTCTGCATTAATGACGTTACCTGTAGCTGCAAGTATGAGGATAGCAAAAGGCTTCAAACAAATGTTTCTTTATTCGGTTATTTTCGGGGAAATTGCTGTTATAGGCGGACTGATTGCATCATTCCATTTAGACATTGCTCCTGGTGGAACGATCGTTCTCATCGCTGTTTTCATCCTCATTGCGGTGATTTTACTGAAGAAAGTAAGTCATTCTGTAACAGTGAAAGGACAAACGGCAAAAAAATCATCTATCAGTTAA
- a CDS encoding metal ABC transporter permease, whose translation MELLSQLTFLERGIIAAVIIGLICPMVGAFLLVRRISIVSESLSHITLTGLSAGILLGQTITYLHVINPLYFGLVFSLAGSLLIEKLRQIYKHFEELAVPIILSTGVGLSAIFISLSEGGYNEWYAYLFGSIVSVTLEDLYFIIVTALIVVIILAVFYKEFVSISFDQEYAKISGISIKKLNFIFSLLIALVITISMKVVGILLVGAMVVLPTATSIQMAKSFKQVIGFGVLFAQAAMLIGIYLSYQLDIATGGVIVLVAIALLIIVSGVKSLIR comes from the coding sequence ATGGAATTATTGAGTCAATTGACCTTTTTAGAAAGAGGAATCATAGCAGCTGTTATTATTGGATTGATTTGCCCGATGGTCGGAGCTTTTTTACTCGTTCGGCGCATATCAATCGTTTCTGAATCGTTATCTCACATTACACTAACGGGATTATCTGCTGGGATTTTATTAGGACAAACGATTACTTATTTACATGTTATTAATCCACTATATTTTGGATTAGTGTTTTCGTTGGCCGGATCACTCCTAATTGAAAAGTTAAGGCAGATTTACAAACATTTTGAAGAGTTGGCTGTACCCATTATTTTATCAACAGGAGTGGGGTTAAGTGCCATATTTATTAGCCTTTCAGAGGGTGGCTATAATGAGTGGTATGCATATTTGTTTGGAAGTATCGTATCGGTGACTCTTGAAGACCTCTATTTCATTATTGTTACTGCACTAATCGTCGTTATTATTCTTGCAGTTTTTTATAAAGAGTTTGTTTCGATTTCTTTTGACCAAGAATATGCAAAAATTTCTGGGATCTCGATAAAAAAGTTAAATTTTATCTTTTCTTTATTAATTGCACTCGTTATAACGATCTCCATGAAAGTTGTCGGTATTTTATTAGTTGGAGCGATGGTTGTCCTTCCAACAGCAACGAGTATCCAAATGGCAAAAAGCTTTAAACAAGTGATCGGTTTTGGTGTCTTGTTTGCACAAGCAGCGATGTTAATAGGGATTTACTTATCGTACCAGCTTGATATCGCAACAGGTGGTGTGATTGTTTTAGTAGCGATTGCTTTATTAATCATTGTTTCAGGTGTGAAATCGCTTATTCGTTAA